The nucleotide sequence CTTGCTATTTATTATGGAATTTTTTGTAATTTTGCAGCTTGATTATCAAAGAGGTAGTCAGTACATAAAAATCATTTAAGTAATATTGGCATGTATTTAGCACCAGAAGAAAAAGAAAAGATCTTCGCAAAACACGGAAAATCTAAGACAGATACCGGTTCTGCCGAAGGACAGATCGCGTTATTCACTTATCGCATCGATCATTTATCAAAGCATTTAAAGTCAAATCACAAAGACTATAACACCGAGCGTTCTCTTGTAAAACTAGTAGGGAAGCGTCGTTCTCTGTTAGATTACCTTATGAAAAAGGATATCTTGAGATATCGTGCTATAGTTAAAGAACTAGGATTACGTAAGTAATTTTTATATCGGGGGCTTTTTTGCCCCCGTATTTTTTATTATTTGTTCAGGAGATTTTCTTCTGAATACTTACAGAAAAGCTACCCTTAGGTTTTTCATTGGTCACCACAACAACACAACTTTTGTTCGATCATCGAACAACGACCAATTTTAACTGTACGCATAGGCTTACCTAAAAACTAAGCAAGCGTATATAATGAAAAACAAAATGATACCTAAAGTATTTAAAGAGGTTATTGACCTTGGCGACGGTAGAGAAATTTCTATCGAAACCGGAAAACTGGCAAAACAGGCGCATGGTTCTGTTGTTGTTCAATCGGGGAAATGTATGTTGCTGTGTACGGTAGTTTCCAACTACAAGCAGAGCGATGTTGATTTCCTTCCATTAACGGTAGATTACCGTGAAAAATTTGC is from Constantimarinum furrinae and encodes:
- the rpsO gene encoding 30S ribosomal protein S15 codes for the protein MYLAPEEKEKIFAKHGKSKTDTGSAEGQIALFTYRIDHLSKHLKSNHKDYNTERSLVKLVGKRRSLLDYLMKKDILRYRAIVKELGLRK